The following coding sequences lie in one Drosophila sulfurigaster albostrigata strain 15112-1811.04 chromosome 2R, ASM2355843v2, whole genome shotgun sequence genomic window:
- the LOC133836872 gene encoding uncharacterized protein LOC133836872: protein MQNFLTKCTRLTFSVERRPSSVEYSFVYEYVQITRVEENTNIEHNGNNNVRSDWKRATDAAAHRHCLSHSHSRSRSHSNSNSNSRCPVSVRRVSQSRGLKHKSKQQG, encoded by the exons atgcaaaactttttaacCAAGTGCACGCGATTGACGTTCAGCGTCGAGCGTCGCCCGTCGAGCGTCGAAT ACTCATTTGTGTACGAGTATGTACAAATAACAAGAGTAgaagaaaacacaaatatcGAACACAATGGAAACAATAACGTGCGAAGCGATTGGAAACGCGCCACAGACGCCGCTGCCCACAGACATTGCctcagccacagccacagtcgcagccgcagccacagcaatagcaacagcaacagccgctGCCCGGTCAGCGTCCGGCGTGTCAGTCAGAGTCGCGGGCTGAAGCACAAGTCGAAGCAGCAGGGCTAG